A stretch of DNA from Anaerobacillus isosaccharinicus:
CAAAACAAAAATCAGCTGATAATAAGGAAGTTAAATTGAGCTTTATAGCCTTTGTTTTATCTAATTCTAGACACAAATATAAAGAATGGTTGGATCGCCCTTTTACAACACAAGATGTCATTAGGGCTCATGAAAATGCTTTTAATTGGTACGGTGGAATGCCAAATGAAATTGTATACGATCAAGATAGTTTAATCGTAGTAAGTGAAAATGGTGGAGATTTAATCTTAACAAAGGAGTTCCAACATTATAGAGAATCTAGAGGAATAAACCTTCGGGTTTGTCGTAAAGCTGACCCAGAGAGCAAAGGAAGAATTGAAAATGTAGTTGGTTTTATTAAGCAAAACTTTGCGAAACATCGAGTTTTCCATAACATTGATTCATGGAATGAACAAGGCTGGGAATGGCTTAATAGAACAGGTAACTACAAAATTCACAACACAACAAAAAAAAGACCAGTTGAAGTGTTTCTCCTCGAAAAGCAACACTTAAAACCAGTCTCCAAAAGTATAGATATTCAAAATAACTATGAAACAAGTATAACAAGATGTGTCCATAAGGACAATACTATTAGGTATCAATCTAACCGGTATTCTCTTCCACTTGGAACATACAACAAATATGAGAAAGTATGTATCAAAGAAACAGAAAATAAACAATTAATTATTTATATCCCTGATACTGGAGAAATAATTGCGAAGCACTCTATTCCAGAAGGAAAAGGTCTTTTAATAAAAGATAGAAAACATAGCAGAGATCGTACCAAAGGAGTCGATGCATTTATTGATACAGTCGCTCAAAGGTTCGATGATAAAGAATTAGCTTATCAATATTTAGCGATGGTTCGAGAGAAAAATCCTCGCTATATTAAAGACCAACTGCAAATAATCTTACGTGAAACAAAAGGAAACGTTAGCGAAGTTCTGACAAGAGCATTAATTGAGTGTGTGAAAAAGAAATTATATAGTGCAACAGATTTTAGCGATATCGTTGCATATGTCAAACGCCAACGACGGGTTCATGAAACAGTTTTAGATGTAAAGAAAGAAATTAGACCATTAAATAAACTCTCTGGTTGGGTTATGGAAACGGAAGCATATAAACGGAAAATAGATTCTTATACGGTGTTATTAGAGGGTGAGTTTTAATGAGTCAAATTCAACAATTACAAGACATACTGAAGACTCTTAGACTCGTTGAAACTGCGAAGCACCTACCAACTTTGATAAGAGACGCTGAACAAAAAGATCTTTCCTTTACTCAATTTCTATTAGATGTAACGACCTATGAGCAGTCCCGAAGGGAGGAAAAGCAATTAAACAATCGACTAAAATGGGCAGCCTTTCCCTTTAGCAAAACCCTAGAAGAGTTTAATTTAAAAGAGCAAAAATCTTTAAGCTGTAAGCAACTAAATAGATTAAAAGACTTAACTTGGACTGAACAATTATATAATTTAATTTTATTAGGCCCGCCAGGTGTCGGTAATTATCGCAAGTTTTTGTTTATGGCAAGAAATAAGTGTATATTTCCTATTTAAATTGAAAAATATGTTTATTTCTTTCCATAACACCCACAATGGATTGTATTCAATCCAGGAGGTGTCATATGGAAACAAAATTAACCATTGAGGAACTAGTTAGTAAAGTATTATCAGAGCTCGAAAGGCTAAATTATGCCTACAATACTCTTTGTGGATTTCGGGCTTTTTACAAGAGAGTGGTTGCCTATGCAAATGCAAAAGGTGAGCTCCATTTTTCGGAAGAGTTTGGAAGGGAATTTTTAAAAGAAAAGTATAACTGCACAGTCAATTATTATAAGGAAGCAATGCCTAAAGGACTAAAAAACCCTATTAGAAGAATAAGGATTTTGGGTGATTATCAACTCCATGGTGTGATCATCCGAAGGATGGTAAAAAAACCAGGGTATGTAAAGCCACCACAGTTTGAAAAAGAACTCATTGCCTATGAAGTCGAATGCGAAAATAACGAGTATTCTAAAAGAGGCTTACGTACGCGTATGCAACGGTTGTTCTTTTTTATAGATTATCTTAACAACCGGAAAGTTCAGAGCTCAAACAGTATTACTGCGGCGATAATATCTGATTATGTAATAACAATTTATCCACACCATGAAAAAAGTATTTCATCCATATTAACAACACTTAGAGTTTATTTAAGGTTTCTCTATTTGAATGAATATACTGCTGAAGATATGTCCTTAAAAGTTCCAAAACAGACCAAATATTATTATCCATCAGTCCCTTCTGTCTGGAATAAAGAGGATGTCAAACGTATGCTAGAAGGTATTGATAGAGGAAACCCAACTGGAAAGAGGGACTATGCTATCCTTCTTCTTGTTTCCAAGCTAGGTATAAGAGTTGGAGATATCAAATCCCTTAGATTATCGGAATTAAAGTGGCAGTCAAAAACCATTGAAATAAAACAGAGTAAAACGAAAAATACAGTAACGTATCCAATTCTGCATGATATAGGCTGGGCATTGATTGACTATCTTAAAAATGCTCGCCCCAGTAGTAATTCTCCTTTTGTATTTTTGCGAATGAATGCCCCTTATGAGGAATTTGGTAAAGATGCTAATCTTCATAATATTATTACGAAATATACTAGACTTTCTGGTATTACTATTCCAAAAGGAAAAAGGCAAGGTTTACATTCGCTTAGGCATACTCTTGCGAGTACTTTACTGGAACAGGGAACACCATTACCCGTAATCTCTGAAATTCTTGGACATTTAACTTCTAAGTCTACAAGTATCTACCTTCAAACAGGGATTGAAGGATTAAGAAAATGTGCAATTGATCCAGAGGGGGTATTTGAAAATGAGTAAGAAAAACGTTGTTTTTAACAGTATTCTCGGTGATCTAATTTACGGGTTTATTGAGGAAAAGAAGGCTGTTGGTTATAACTACACAAAAGGTTCGTCTCTATTAAGGCAATTTGACACTTTAGCTAACAAGGAACGATTAGCGGAATTAAAACTTCCAAAAGAACTAGTATTACTTTGGACAGAAAAAAGGCCCAATGAGACTGCCAGTACTAGAAATGGAAGGATCTCAATAGTGCGTGGTCTCGCAAAATATATGGTTCGTCTTGGGCACGAGGCATATATTTTTCCACCAGCGGCCATAGTAATTTACAGATATTCCTATATCCCATATATATTTACGGAAATAGAACTAAAAGGTATTTTTACTGTATGCGACAGTTTGAACGTATCCTCTGTATCACCCAACAGACATTTGATACTCTCCCTTTTGCTTCGTATATTATATGGGTGTGGCCTTCGGATTTCAGAAGCACTAAATTTAACACTTTGTGATGTCGACTTGGATCAAGGATCTTTATTTATTAGAGATACAAAATTCGGAAAAGAACGGATTGTACCGATGGCTGAAACCCTAACAGAACGTTGCCGTCTGTTTATTGATAAAATCCATCAATTTAACGCTGATGATACATTTTTATTTGCATCACCGTATGGCGGACGTTATAAGGAAAGCACGATATACAAACTGTTTAGAGATATCCTTTGGAAAGCCGGAATTTCCCATAGCGGGAGAGGTCCAAGATTGCATGATATACGTCATTCATATTCTGTCCATTGTTTAAAGAAATGGGTTTTAAATGGCGAAGATCTCACAAGCCTTCTGCCTTATCTATCGACATTTTTGGGACATGTTGACTTAAGGGGAACACAGCATTATTTAAGGCTTACTGGAGATTTATATCCAAATATTTTAGCTACTGTGGAACGGAACTCTTCATCTATAATACCGGAGGTATTGTTTGATGAAGCAGACTAATTTTGCTAGAACGCTCACTCGATTTTTATCAGACTATCTTCCGAGTCAACGTAATGTGAGTACTAATACAATAAAGTCCTATCGTGATACGTTTAAACAAATACTTACGTTTTGTGATTTGGAATTAAAAATTAAACCTGAATTTCTTAATTTTGAAATTTTAAAAGTAGAAACAATAAAAGCTTTTCTTAATTGGCTTGAAAAAACAAGAATGGTTGGCGTAAACACCCGTAACCAGAGGCTAGCAGCTATCCATAGCTTTTTCCGTTATACCCAGTCTGAACATCCTGAAATTATGTTTGAGTGTCAAAAAGTATTGGGAATTCCCTTTAAAAAGAGAGAAAAAAAGTCGGTTCAATTTCTTTCTCAGGAATCCCTGAAGTTTATATTGGAACAACCAGATACTAGCAAAATAAGAGGGCGCCGTGATTTAACGATAATGGCAACTCTTTATGATACTGGAGCACGTGTACAAGAATTAATTGATTTGAAAATTCAGGACGTAAGACTTTCGAAACCAGCAACAATTACTTTAACAGGTAAAGGTAACAAAAGAAGAAGTGTTCCTATTATGGAAAGAACTCGTAATATTATAGAAAGTTATTTAAAGGAAAATCGACTATTAGATAACGGGAAGCAAGGTCATCCTTTGTTTTATAACAGTAATAAGAAGCCGTTCACAAGACCAGGTATAACATATATTTTAGAAAAGTATTTAAACCTGGCTAAGAAATCTCATCCAGAAGTTTTATACTGTGATAATCTTCATCCTCATTTAGTTAGGCATACGAAAGCAATGCATTTACTAGAGGCAGGAGTAAACTTGATTTATATAAGAGATTTATTGGGACATGTAAATGTCAGTACAACGGAAGTTTATTTAAGGGCAAATACAGAAACGAAAAGAAAAGTATTAGAAGCTGCGTATATGGAGGTTGTTACACAGGATATTCCTGTTTGGGATGAGGATAAGGATCTATTGAATTGGCTACGGAATTTTTGTAGATGAAAATTTAAGTTGAAATATTATGGCAAGATATTCGAGGACAGAGTACTAATCTTCTACTTGTTAAAGAATATCTTTCCATAAACAAAAACTTGCGATAATTCCCCTTATGGAAAGCTTTCCATAATGGAAAAACTCACCTGGCCGTAGGCCTGGGAATAGAAGCAATTAATCAAGGATATAAAGCAATATTTACATCAATGGGAGAGTTAGTTCATAACTTAAAAACAGAAGAAATTACACGTAAATCTAAAGCGAGAATGAAAAGAATTAGAGAGGCAGACTTAGTGATTATAGACGACTTAATGTTTATGGCTATGGATCAGCAGGAGGCAAACATGTTCTTCCATTTAATTAACGATTTATATAATCAAGCCTCTATTATTTTAACTTCGAATAAAGCACCAAAAGAATGGGGCGAATTATTAGGAGATCAGGCAATAACAACCGCAATTTTGGATCGAATTCTACATCGTGTAGAAATCATCCATTTGAATGAAGATAGTTATCGAATGAAACATCGTTCTACCATATTTGGGCAACAAAGTGTTTCAAAATAATGAGCAAAAATTGTTTCATTTTACTTGACGGTCACAGCTACTTGGTTTGATTTATACTTTGAAAATTGGGATTATTTATTTAAAAAATTAAATAGTGCAAAATCTAAATACCCACTTTGTCTTAGAGGAGTGTACAGTAGTCATCAAGTTAATGATGATTGGCTGATAATAAATTTAAGAAAAAAATCAATTTCTAAAGGCATTAAATCCCGTACCTTCTGTAAAGTTCACCTTTCGAGAAAAGCTTTTCGGACACTGGAAATGGAATTAAATGAAATTAAAGAAAAAAGTATGTTAAGAGAATTAACTTTCTTCGGAACCATAGAAAAAGAAGACAGCAATATAATTGGCAAGGCTTATTACAGAAAACAGGTATTTATTAGGCCACTTAAAAAAGAATTAAGACAACATTTCTTAACAAATATATCATAACTTTATTAGAAGTTATTACTATATAGATTAAATTTCAAATTCCATTTTCTACTAGTCAAAAAACTGAGACAGGCTGTTCCAAAAAACCTAGATTTTCGGACAGCCTTTATCTTCAATTTGTTTTTATTAAGGTATAAAAAGGCTTTCTTTATTAATCTCCAAATTCCAAATTATCTCCACTTCACTCTCTTTAAACCATCCCTCTGATAAAACTTGTTTTCTAACCGATTCTGGATTAGATGAGTAAGCAACTATTGCAAGACTTTCTTCTGCACGACTGCATGTAACGTAAAACAATCTTCTTGTCCTATCTATACTAGTATCCTTACCCTCATTTTCATTCCTTATATCTGACTCTGTTTTTTCTTTCGCTCCAAATAGTTTTTCATAGCTGAATAAAAAACCGCGTGATTCGTTATCATCAATTATCACCATTACACGAGGAAACTCCAGCCCCTTTACCCCTTGATGAGTCATAAAGCTTGATTTTCCATTTATATAAGAATCATATTTTTGTATTTGACTAAATGGCGCATTCAAGCATTCACCCCAAGCCATTAATGCCTCGTTCTTATCAATAGTTAATTCCTCTTTTTCTCCAAGGCTTTCTTCTCCAGTAACAGAAAAAGGGTATAAACTATCTGGTATTTCGAACAGGTTTAAATTCGCGACACAACGTAAAACGTCAAGACATAATGGATCATGATTTTTGTCCCACATTGACAAAAATTCGTACACAGTTTCTTTAATTTTTTTTATTTGCAAAACTTGATCTTTTTCATCTTTGGCAAGCTTTATTAGTGGAGAATGCTTTCGTACTGTACTTGTAATTGTAAAGTCATCTTTACTTTTATAAGCATTTACCATAGGTAAAATAATTTGTGTAAAGAAATTTAATTCCCTTAATGTCCCTCCTAACAATCCTGTTTTTAATTTTTCTACTTGATAAATGGGTTGAAACAATTCAAAGAAACCGAGTCTATTTGCTGCCATATGATGTTCTAAA
This window harbors:
- a CDS encoding site-specific integrase, whose translation is METKLTIEELVSKVLSELERLNYAYNTLCGFRAFYKRVVAYANAKGELHFSEEFGREFLKEKYNCTVNYYKEAMPKGLKNPIRRIRILGDYQLHGVIIRRMVKKPGYVKPPQFEKELIAYEVECENNEYSKRGLRTRMQRLFFFIDYLNNRKVQSSNSITAAIISDYVITIYPHHEKSISSILTTLRVYLRFLYLNEYTAEDMSLKVPKQTKYYYPSVPSVWNKEDVKRMLEGIDRGNPTGKRDYAILLLVSKLGIRVGDIKSLRLSELKWQSKTIEIKQSKTKNTVTYPILHDIGWALIDYLKNARPSSNSPFVFLRMNAPYEEFGKDANLHNIITKYTRLSGITIPKGKRQGLHSLRHTLASTLLEQGTPLPVISEILGHLTSKSTSIYLQTGIEGLRKCAIDPEGVFENE
- the istA gene encoding IS21 family transposase; this encodes MDKWEMYMEIQQLLKQGFSQTKVAKKLGISRSTVYRNLKKSPSEMAEWVDTLKYKKKKLDPYKELILSWLKTHPDMSAAQVQDWLQEKYEDLKIGESTVRTYVRALRAEYNIKKETSPRMYEAIPDPPMGEQIQVDFGHTKQKSADNKEVKLSFIAFVLSNSRHKYKEWLDRPFTTQDVIRAHENAFNWYGGMPNEIVYDQDSLIVVSENGGDLILTKEFQHYRESRGINLRVCRKADPESKGRIENVVGFIKQNFAKHRVFHNIDSWNEQGWEWLNRTGNYKIHNTTKKRPVEVFLLEKQHLKPVSKSIDIQNNYETSITRCVHKDNTIRYQSNRYSLPLGTYNKYEKVCIKETENKQLIIYIPDTGEIIAKHSIPEGKGLLIKDRKHSRDRTKGVDAFIDTVAQRFDDKELAYQYLAMVREKNPRYIKDQLQIILRETKGNVSEVLTRALIECVKKKLYSATDFSDIVAYVKRQRRVHETVLDVKKEIRPLNKLSGWVMETEAYKRKIDSYTVLLEGEF
- a CDS encoding ATP-binding protein, with the translated sequence MSQIQQLQDILKTLRLVETAKHLPTLIRDAEQKDLSFTQFLLDVTTYEQSRREEKQLNNRLKWAAFPFSKTLEEFNLKEQKSLSCKQLNRLKDLTWTEQLYNLILLGPPGVGNYRKFLFMARNKCIFPI
- a CDS encoding tyrosine-type recombinase/integrase encodes the protein MKQTNFARTLTRFLSDYLPSQRNVSTNTIKSYRDTFKQILTFCDLELKIKPEFLNFEILKVETIKAFLNWLEKTRMVGVNTRNQRLAAIHSFFRYTQSEHPEIMFECQKVLGIPFKKREKKSVQFLSQESLKFILEQPDTSKIRGRRDLTIMATLYDTGARVQELIDLKIQDVRLSKPATITLTGKGNKRRSVPIMERTRNIIESYLKENRLLDNGKQGHPLFYNSNKKPFTRPGITYILEKYLNLAKKSHPEVLYCDNLHPHLVRHTKAMHLLEAGVNLIYIRDLLGHVNVSTTEVYLRANTETKRKVLEAAYMEVVTQDIPVWDEDKDLLNWLRNFCR
- a CDS encoding tyrosine-type recombinase/integrase → MSKKNVVFNSILGDLIYGFIEEKKAVGYNYTKGSSLLRQFDTLANKERLAELKLPKELVLLWTEKRPNETASTRNGRISIVRGLAKYMVRLGHEAYIFPPAAIVIYRYSYIPYIFTEIELKGIFTVCDSLNVSSVSPNRHLILSLLLRILYGCGLRISEALNLTLCDVDLDQGSLFIRDTKFGKERIVPMAETLTERCRLFIDKIHQFNADDTFLFASPYGGRYKESTIYKLFRDILWKAGISHSGRGPRLHDIRHSYSVHCLKKWVLNGEDLTSLLPYLSTFLGHVDLRGTQHYLRLTGDLYPNILATVERNSSSIIPEVLFDEAD